In Leisingera sp. NJS204, the following are encoded in one genomic region:
- the xdhC gene encoding xanthine dehydrogenase accessory protein XdhC: MGFDVQALRKAVEDHGRVVRVVIAAVRGSSPREAGTAMLVWKDGQSGTIGGGTLEFEAAEAAREQTSPKHVSTHALGPDLGQCCGGAVTLLSEIYEASDLAALDQEIIARSASPAPMPMAVKRILAAARSQGLPLAPQLVDGWMIEPVHKPNSPVWIWGAGHVGRALVNVLAPLPDLEITWVDTGAERFPAETPSGVTVVPATDPALLVPHAPENAVHLVLTYSHALDLALCHALLGRGFAFAGLIGSRTKWARFRSRLAALGHSPDRISRIACPIGDPQLGKHPQMIAVGVTAQLLRLSAKDELRKDRRA; the protein is encoded by the coding sequence ATGGGGTTTGATGTCCAGGCCCTCCGCAAGGCGGTCGAGGATCATGGCCGCGTGGTGCGGGTGGTGATCGCGGCTGTCCGCGGCTCCTCCCCGCGCGAGGCCGGCACTGCCATGCTGGTTTGGAAGGACGGTCAAAGCGGCACCATCGGCGGCGGCACATTGGAGTTTGAAGCTGCAGAGGCCGCACGGGAGCAGACTTCCCCCAAACACGTCAGCACTCACGCGCTGGGACCGGACCTTGGTCAATGCTGCGGCGGCGCCGTCACCCTGCTCAGCGAGATTTATGAGGCTTCGGATCTGGCTGCGCTGGACCAGGAGATCATCGCCCGCTCCGCCAGCCCGGCGCCGATGCCGATGGCGGTGAAACGCATCCTCGCTGCCGCCCGCAGCCAGGGCCTGCCCCTTGCGCCGCAGCTGGTGGACGGCTGGATGATCGAACCTGTTCACAAACCTAACAGCCCGGTCTGGATCTGGGGCGCAGGCCACGTGGGCCGCGCACTGGTGAACGTTCTGGCACCGCTGCCGGATCTGGAGATCACCTGGGTGGACACCGGCGCAGAGCGATTTCCGGCAGAAACGCCTTCCGGCGTCACAGTGGTTCCTGCCACAGACCCTGCGCTTCTGGTGCCGCATGCGCCTGAAAACGCTGTGCATTTGGTGCTGACCTATTCCCATGCGCTGGATCTGGCGCTATGCCACGCGCTGTTGGGCCGCGGCTTTGCCTTCGCTGGGCTGATCGGTTCCAGAACCAAATGGGCGCGGTTCCGGTCGCGTCTTGCCGCCCTGGGCCACAGCCCGGACCGGATTTCACGGATCGCCTGCCCGATCGGCGATCCGCAACTTGGAAAACATCCGCAGATGATTGCGGTCGGCGTCACGGCCCAGTTGCTGCGGCTGAGTGCAAAAGATGAATTGAGAAAGGACCGGCGCGCGTGA
- the xdhA gene encoding xanthine dehydrogenase small subunit, protein MALAFRLNGEDVLIEHADPSSTLLDWLRGAKGLTGTKEGCNEGDCGACTVMVTDGRGSKALNACILFLPQLNGKSVRTVEGAAGPDGSLHPVQQAMVDHHGSQCGFCTPGFIMSMVTAHTNGAADFDDQLAGNLCRCTGYAPIIRAAEAANGAPVPEWIADETSFTFSEILRGETAGRGAAHPSGTPAPTPPLLPASADELAELYSANPDATLVAGATDVGLWVTKHLRHLPQMIFLDGCTDLKDIEVTDTAVRIGAMADMNALRTAMEPLHPSFAEMLRRFASQQVRAAATVGGNIANGSPIGDTPPALIALGATLHLRNGDDRRDLPLEDFFLSYGKQDRQPGEFVETVSFPRQPGTLKVYKLSKRFDQDISAVLGAFNVTVENGRITTARIAFGGMAGIPKRAANVEAALTGQPWGEATIQAAAAAFDQDFTPMSDMRASAEYRLETARNMLIRYFTEVNGAAVSVLEVKP, encoded by the coding sequence ATGGCACTCGCCTTTCGTCTGAATGGTGAAGACGTTCTGATCGAACACGCAGACCCATCGTCCACGCTGCTGGACTGGCTGCGCGGCGCTAAGGGTCTCACCGGAACCAAAGAAGGCTGCAACGAAGGCGATTGCGGCGCCTGCACCGTCATGGTCACCGACGGGCGCGGATCGAAAGCGCTGAATGCCTGCATTCTGTTCCTGCCCCAGCTCAACGGCAAATCTGTCCGCACTGTCGAAGGTGCCGCAGGCCCGGACGGCAGCCTGCACCCCGTGCAGCAAGCGATGGTCGATCATCACGGCAGCCAATGCGGTTTCTGCACGCCCGGCTTCATCATGTCGATGGTGACCGCCCACACCAACGGTGCGGCGGATTTTGACGACCAGCTGGCCGGCAACCTTTGCCGCTGCACCGGCTACGCCCCGATCATCCGCGCCGCCGAGGCCGCCAACGGCGCCCCGGTCCCGGAATGGATCGCGGATGAAACCTCTTTCACTTTTTCCGAAATACTCCGGGGGGAGACCGCAGGCCGGGGGGCAGCGCACCCCTCCGGCACCCCTGCGCCAACGCCCCCGCTGCTGCCCGCCTCCGCAGACGAACTAGCCGAACTCTACAGCGCCAACCCGGATGCAACCCTCGTGGCCGGCGCCACCGACGTCGGCCTCTGGGTCACCAAGCATCTGCGCCACCTGCCGCAGATGATCTTCCTGGACGGCTGCACAGACCTGAAGGACATTGAGGTCACAGACACCGCCGTCCGCATTGGCGCCATGGCAGACATGAACGCCCTGCGCACCGCAATGGAACCGCTGCACCCGTCCTTCGCCGAAATGCTCCGCCGCTTCGCCTCCCAGCAGGTGCGCGCCGCCGCGACAGTCGGCGGCAATATCGCCAACGGCTCCCCCATTGGCGACACCCCGCCCGCATTGATCGCGCTCGGCGCCACCCTGCATTTGCGCAACGGGGATGATCGCCGGGATTTGCCGCTGGAGGATTTCTTCCTCAGCTACGGCAAACAGGACCGCCAGCCCGGCGAATTTGTCGAGACCGTCAGCTTTCCCCGCCAGCCCGGCACGCTGAAGGTTTACAAGCTATCGAAACGCTTTGATCAAGACATTTCCGCCGTGCTCGGTGCTTTCAACGTGACAGTCGAGAACGGCCGGATCACCACGGCCCGCATCGCTTTCGGCGGCATGGCAGGTATCCCCAAGCGCGCCGCGAACGTCGAAGCCGCCCTCACAGGCCAGCCCTGGGGTGAAGCCACGATCCAAGCCGCCGCCGCGGCCTTTGATCAGGACTTCACCCCGATGAGCGACATGCGCGCCTCAGCCGAATACCGGCTGGAAACCGCGCGCAACATGCTGATCCGCTATTTCACAGAGGTGAACGGCGCGGCAGTTTCGGTGCTGGAGGTGAAACCATGA
- a CDS encoding ABC transporter ATP-binding protein, which yields MSVPLLSLQGLTKAYPGVVANDSVSFDIGEGEVHALLGENGAGKSTLVKMIYGLVKPDSGQMLLRGEPFAPAEPRAARADGIAMVFQHFSLFDALNVAENIALGMENPPELRDLAARIREVSETYGLPLDPFRTVGDLSAGERQRVEIIRCLLQDPKLLIMDEPTSVLTPQEVEILFKTLQKLQSEGTSILYISHKLEEIRTLCDHATILRLGKNVGECTPAETSARDMAEMMVGSTLQTPERGNREFGGVAMDISGLSVPAPSAFGTALKNVHLTVKKGEILGIGGVAGNGQDELLGVLSGEVLTDADAVKLHGQPIGRLGPAARRKLGVLAAPEERLGHAAAPDMSLTENAMLTGSVREGLEKNGFLDWAATKEFAERIIKAFDVRTPGPGNAARSLSGGNLQKFVIGREVLQDPDVLVVNQPTWGVDAAAAAAIRQSLLDLAAKGAAVICISQDLDELMEISDSFAALNEGRLSAPREAAGLTVDEIGLMMGGAHGMEVAHV from the coding sequence GTGAGTGTACCACTGTTGAGCCTGCAAGGCCTGACCAAGGCCTACCCCGGGGTTGTGGCCAATGACTCCGTCTCCTTTGACATCGGCGAGGGCGAAGTGCATGCCCTCCTTGGTGAAAACGGCGCCGGGAAATCGACGCTGGTCAAGATGATCTATGGCCTCGTGAAGCCCGACAGCGGCCAGATGCTGCTGCGCGGGGAGCCTTTCGCCCCTGCTGAGCCGCGTGCGGCACGTGCTGACGGCATCGCCATGGTATTTCAGCATTTTTCGCTGTTTGACGCCTTGAACGTGGCTGAGAACATTGCGCTGGGGATGGAGAACCCGCCGGAGTTGCGCGACCTCGCCGCCCGCATCCGCGAAGTGTCGGAAACCTATGGGTTGCCGCTGGATCCCTTCCGCACCGTTGGTGATTTGTCGGCAGGTGAGCGCCAGCGGGTCGAGATCATCCGCTGCCTGCTGCAGGACCCCAAACTCTTGATCATGGACGAGCCGACCTCGGTCCTGACCCCGCAGGAGGTGGAGATCCTGTTCAAGACCCTGCAGAAGCTGCAGTCCGAGGGTACCTCGATCCTATATATCTCGCACAAGCTGGAGGAAATCCGCACGCTCTGCGATCACGCCACCATTCTGCGGCTGGGAAAGAACGTCGGCGAATGCACCCCGGCTGAAACCTCGGCCCGCGACATGGCGGAGATGATGGTCGGCAGCACCCTGCAGACCCCGGAACGCGGCAACCGCGAATTCGGCGGTGTGGCGATGGATATCTCCGGCCTGTCGGTACCGGCGCCTTCGGCCTTTGGCACTGCACTGAAGAACGTGCATTTGACGGTGAAAAAGGGCGAGATCCTTGGCATCGGCGGCGTGGCAGGCAACGGGCAGGACGAACTGCTGGGTGTGCTTTCCGGCGAGGTCCTGACCGATGCGGATGCAGTAAAACTGCATGGGCAACCCATTGGCCGCCTTGGCCCCGCCGCACGGCGCAAGCTGGGCGTTCTGGCAGCACCCGAAGAACGCCTGGGCCATGCCGCGGCGCCTGATATGAGCCTGACGGAGAATGCCATGCTCACCGGATCGGTGCGTGAGGGGCTGGAAAAGAACGGGTTTCTGGATTGGGCTGCAACCAAGGAATTTGCCGAGCGCATCATCAAGGCTTTTGACGTCCGCACGCCTGGTCCCGGCAATGCTGCGCGCTCACTGTCGGGCGGCAATCTGCAGAAGTTCGTGATCGGGCGCGAAGTGCTGCAGGATCCGGACGTTCTGGTGGTGAACCAGCCGACCTGGGGCGTCGATGCCGCAGCTGCCGCAGCCATCCGCCAGTCGCTGCTGGATCTGGCCGCCAAGGGGGCGGCGGTGATCTGCATCAGCCAGGATCTGGACGAGCTGATGGAAATCTCCGACAGCTTTGCCGCCTTGAACGAGGGCCGCCTGAGCGCCCCGCGCGAGGCTGCGGGCCTGACCGTAGACGAAATCGGCCTGATG
- the dnaE gene encoding DNA polymerase III subunit alpha, with amino-acid sequence MTSSPRFIHLRSHTEYSLLEGALRLKKLPDLCKKHGMPAIAVTDTNAMFSALEFSVTLSGAGIQPILGCQVDLTFQQAEPGGKPKLPAPLVLLAQSEEGYEGLMRLSSCLYVDNGGQLPQVTLEDLEANSAGLICLSGGPDGPVGLLLQQGQRPAAEVLMQQLKRIFPDRLYVELQRHPGEHGQPEAEKQTERGHVEMAYAMELPLVATNDVYFPNTEMYEAHDAMICIAEGAYVDQSEPRRRLTAQHYFKSQEEMVALFADLPEAVENTVEIAKRCAFKAYLRDPILPKFADDEVSELRRIANEGLQKRLAVIPHAVSLEEYQARLDFELGIIEGMGFPGYFLIVADFIQWGKDQGIPVGPGRGSGAGSLVAYALTITDLDPLRYSLLFERFLNPERVSMPDFDIDFCMDRREEVIRYVQQKYGRDKVGQIITFGALLSKAAVRDIGRVLQMPYGQVDRLSKMIPVEGVKPVSIEKALVDEPRLKEEARNEPVVDRLLTYGQQVEGLLRNASTHAAGVVIGDRPLDALVPLYQDPRSDMPATQFNMKWVEQAGLVKFDFLGLKTLTVIQNAVDLIKQSGRDLHTGEDGTQLYDPPEGAVNEINAIPLDDKVTYELYSRAKTVAVFQVESTGMMDALKRMKPTCIEDIVALVALYRPGPMENIPTYCEVKNGLKKIQSVHPLIDHILEETQGIIVYQEQVMQIAQVMAGYSLGGADLLRRAMGKKIKEAMDAERPKFEKGAAENGVPAKKASEVFDLLEKFANYGFNKSHAAAYAVVSYQTGWLKANHPVEFMGGVMNCDIHLTDKLAIYFEEVKKGLGLKYVPPCVNRSMATFNVVKGELVYALGALKNVGVDVMRLVTEARNESGYDRVFVNLFDFARRVNLKRVGKRPLEMLARAGAFDQLDPNRRRVFESLGPLVDYSAAVHDQRNSSQVSLFGEAGEDLPEPRLPSVPDWLPAERLSEEFKAIGFYLSGHPLDDYMPALKRKDVMTLDEVTAKAERGPFMAKMAGVVAGRQERKSARGNRFAFAQLSDPSGAFEVTLFSEVLEKSREFLETGAKVVITAEATMESDQLKLLVRSVGPVDSAIADAGRSSLRVYLSDAAAVGTVAQVLEDAKAAARNAARGEVYMYLQDPGLPGDVEMDLGQAFPINPQIKGALKSLDGVLDVEEI; translated from the coding sequence ATGACAAGCTCTCCCCGATTCATTCACCTGCGCAGCCATACCGAGTATTCCCTGCTGGAAGGCGCGCTGCGGCTGAAAAAGCTGCCGGACCTGTGCAAAAAACACGGGATGCCGGCGATTGCTGTGACCGATACCAATGCCATGTTCTCGGCGCTGGAATTTTCTGTGACGCTGTCCGGTGCAGGCATCCAGCCGATCCTGGGCTGCCAGGTCGATCTGACCTTTCAGCAGGCGGAGCCGGGCGGCAAGCCCAAGCTGCCCGCGCCCCTGGTGCTGCTGGCGCAGAGCGAAGAAGGGTATGAGGGCCTGATGCGGCTGTCGTCCTGTCTGTATGTGGACAATGGCGGACAGCTGCCGCAGGTCACATTGGAGGATCTGGAGGCCAACAGCGCGGGGCTGATCTGCCTGAGCGGCGGGCCGGACGGGCCGGTGGGGCTGTTGCTGCAGCAGGGACAGCGGCCGGCGGCAGAGGTGCTGATGCAGCAGCTGAAGCGGATTTTTCCGGATCGGCTGTATGTGGAACTGCAGCGCCACCCCGGCGAGCACGGCCAGCCGGAGGCGGAAAAGCAGACCGAACGCGGCCACGTGGAGATGGCCTATGCGATGGAACTGCCGCTGGTCGCGACTAATGACGTCTATTTCCCGAACACCGAAATGTACGAGGCCCATGATGCGATGATCTGCATCGCTGAGGGTGCCTATGTCGACCAGTCCGAGCCGCGCCGCCGGCTGACCGCGCAGCATTACTTCAAAAGCCAGGAAGAAATGGTGGCGCTGTTTGCCGACCTGCCCGAGGCGGTTGAAAACACGGTGGAGATCGCCAAACGCTGCGCGTTCAAGGCCTATTTGCGGGATCCGATCCTGCCCAAATTCGCTGATGATGAGGTTTCAGAACTGCGCCGCATCGCCAATGAGGGCCTGCAGAAACGCCTGGCGGTGATCCCGCACGCGGTGAGTTTGGAGGAGTACCAGGCACGGCTGGATTTTGAGCTGGGCATCATTGAGGGCATGGGATTCCCCGGCTATTTCCTGATCGTTGCGGATTTTATTCAATGGGGCAAGGATCAGGGCATTCCGGTGGGGCCGGGGCGGGGCTCGGGCGCGGGATCGTTGGTGGCTTATGCGCTGACCATTACCGACCTTGACCCGCTGCGCTATTCGCTGCTGTTTGAGCGGTTCTTGAACCCGGAGCGGGTATCGATGCCCGACTTCGACATCGACTTTTGCATGGACCGCCGCGAAGAGGTGATCCGCTATGTGCAGCAGAAGTACGGCCGCGACAAAGTCGGGCAGATCATCACATTCGGTGCGCTTCTGTCCAAGGCGGCGGTGCGCGACATCGGACGGGTCCTGCAGATGCCCTACGGCCAGGTGGACCGGCTGTCCAAGATGATCCCGGTGGAAGGGGTGAAACCGGTTTCTATCGAAAAGGCGCTGGTGGATGAACCGCGGCTGAAGGAAGAGGCGCGCAATGAGCCGGTGGTGGACCGGTTGCTGACCTATGGCCAGCAGGTCGAGGGGCTGCTGCGCAATGCCTCGACCCACGCGGCGGGGGTGGTGATCGGCGACCGGCCGCTGGATGCGCTGGTGCCGCTCTATCAGGACCCGCGGTCCGACATGCCGGCCACCCAGTTCAACATGAAATGGGTGGAGCAGGCCGGGCTGGTGAAGTTCGACTTCCTTGGCCTGAAAACCCTGACCGTCATTCAGAATGCGGTGGACCTGATCAAACAGTCTGGCCGCGATCTGCATACCGGCGAGGACGGCACGCAATTGTACGATCCGCCCGAAGGCGCGGTGAATGAAATCAACGCCATTCCGCTGGACGACAAGGTTACATACGAACTTTATTCGCGGGCCAAGACGGTGGCGGTGTTCCAGGTGGAATCCACCGGCATGATGGATGCGCTGAAGCGCATGAAGCCGACCTGCATCGAGGACATCGTGGCGCTGGTGGCGCTGTACCGGCCCGGCCCGATGGAGAACATCCCGACCTATTGCGAGGTGAAGAACGGGCTGAAGAAGATCCAATCGGTGCATCCGCTGATCGATCATATCCTGGAGGAAACCCAAGGCATCATCGTCTATCAGGAACAGGTGATGCAGATTGCCCAGGTGATGGCCGGCTACAGCCTGGGCGGCGCCGACCTGCTGCGCCGGGCGATGGGTAAGAAAATCAAGGAGGCGATGGACGCCGAACGCCCGAAGTTTGAAAAGGGCGCGGCGGAGAATGGCGTGCCTGCCAAGAAGGCCTCGGAAGTCTTCGACCTGCTGGAGAAATTCGCCAACTACGGCTTCAACAAGTCGCACGCGGCGGCTTATGCGGTGGTCAGCTATCAGACCGGCTGGCTGAAGGCGAACCACCCGGTGGAGTTCATGGGCGGCGTCATGAACTGCGATATCCATCTGACCGACAAGCTGGCGATCTACTTTGAAGAGGTGAAGAAAGGGCTGGGGCTGAAATACGTGCCGCCCTGCGTGAACCGGTCGATGGCGACGTTTAATGTGGTCAAGGGCGAGTTGGTCTATGCGCTGGGCGCGCTGAAGAACGTTGGTGTTGACGTGATGCGGCTGGTCACCGAGGCGCGCAATGAGAGCGGGTATGATCGGGTTTTTGTGAACCTGTTCGATTTTGCCCGCCGGGTGAATTTGAAGCGCGTCGGCAAGCGGCCCTTGGAGATGCTGGCGCGGGCAGGGGCGTTTGACCAGCTCGACCCCAACCGCCGCCGGGTGTTCGAAAGCCTCGGCCCGTTGGTGGATTACTCTGCCGCGGTGCATGACCAGCGCAATTCCAGCCAGGTGTCGCTGTTCGGCGAGGCGGGCGAGGATCTGCCCGAACCACGCCTGCCGAGCGTACCGGACTGGCTGCCGGCCGAGCGGCTGAGCGAGGAATTCAAGGCGATCGGGTTCTACCTGTCAGGCCATCCGCTGGACGACTACATGCCCGCGTTGAAGCGCAAGGATGTGATGACGCTGGACGAAGTGACGGCGAAGGCCGAGCGCGGCCCGTTCATGGCCAAGATGGCGGGCGTGGTGGCCGGGCGGCAGGAGAGGAAATCCGCCCGCGGCAACCGCTTTGCCTTTGCCCAGCTATCGGATCCTTCCGGTGCCTTTGAGGTGACACTGTTTTCCGAAGTGCTGGAGAAATCCCGCGAGTTCCTGGAGACCGGCGCCAAGGTTGTGATCACCGCCGAGGCGACGATGGAGAGCGATCAGCTGAAACTGCTGGTGCGCTCGGTTGGTCCGGTGGACAGCGCGATTGCCGATGCCGGGCGCAGTTCTTTGCGGGTTTACCTGAGTGATGCCGCGGCGGTTGGCACCGTGGCGCAAGTGCTGGAGGACGCCAAGGCGGCGGCCCGCAATGCCGCGCGCGGCGAGGTCTACATGTACCTGCAGGATCCGGGCCTGCCCGGCGATGTGGAGATGGATCTGGGCCAGGCGTTTCCGATCAACCCGCAGATCAAAGGGGCGCTGAAGTCGCTGGACGGGGTGCTGGATGTGGAGGAGATTTGA
- the xdhB gene encoding xanthine dehydrogenase molybdopterin binding subunit: protein MSVSKPLPHDAAELHVTGAARYVDDIPSPAGTLHLAFGLSPIARGHITGMHLSEVQHSPGVAAVLTARGLPFSNDVSPSLHDEPLLAAGTVNYVGQPVFLVVADSHRNARIAARKGQVDYAEEPALLTLDAALAADSRFEEGPRIYAKGDAAAAIAAAPRMIEGTFELGGQEHFYLEGQAAMAWPQEDGGMHVFSSTQHPAEIQHKVADAIGLPMHSVRVETRRMGGGFGGKESQGNALAVACAVAARLTGRPCKMRYDRDDDMIITGKRHAFRISYRAGFDGDGQLQGVEFLHLVDCGWAQDLSLPVADRAMLHADNAYLIPGIRIESHRLRTNRQSATAYRGFGGPQGMIGIERVMDHIAHDLGMDPAELRQRNYYAAPEEGGSAPPPPRDISGKRKDNTTPYGMEVTDFELQGMTADLLRSSDYAARKAAIAEWNKGQTHLKRGIALSPVKFGISFTLTHLNQAGALVHVYQDGSVHLNHGGTEMGQGLFQKVAQVAASRFGIPLEKVRITATDTAKVPNTSATAASSGSDLNGMAVKAACDTIRDRMAGYLAQQHQARPGDVVFEGGMVRIGQDEMSFDQAAMACYQGRVSLSATGFYKTPKVEWDRIKGQGRPFYYFAYGAAVTEVVVDALTGENRILRADILHDAGASLNPGIDIGQIEGGYVQGAGWLTTEELVWDGAGRLRTHAPSTYKIPACSDRPDVFNVALYDGQNREDTIYRSKAVGEPPFMLGISAWLALSDAVSAFGDAYPALDAPATAEEVWCAIRRVRDGV from the coding sequence ATGAGCGTTTCAAAACCCCTCCCCCATGACGCCGCCGAACTGCATGTGACCGGCGCCGCGCGATATGTGGATGACATCCCCTCGCCCGCCGGCACGCTGCATCTGGCCTTCGGCCTCTCCCCCATCGCCCGCGGCCACATCACCGGAATGCATCTGAGCGAGGTCCAGCACAGCCCCGGCGTGGCGGCAGTGCTGACCGCCAGGGGGCTGCCGTTTTCCAACGACGTCTCCCCTTCGCTCCATGACGAGCCGCTGCTGGCGGCGGGCACGGTCAACTATGTCGGCCAGCCGGTGTTCCTGGTGGTTGCCGACAGCCACCGCAATGCCCGCATCGCTGCCCGCAAGGGCCAGGTGGACTATGCCGAAGAACCCGCCCTGCTGACCCTGGACGCGGCCCTTGCCGCTGACAGCCGGTTCGAGGAAGGCCCGCGCATCTATGCCAAGGGCGACGCCGCTGCCGCCATCGCTGCCGCTCCGCGCATGATTGAGGGCACATTCGAACTCGGCGGACAGGAGCATTTCTATCTCGAAGGCCAGGCGGCAATGGCCTGGCCGCAGGAGGATGGCGGCATGCATGTCTTCTCCTCGACCCAGCATCCGGCCGAGATTCAGCACAAAGTGGCGGACGCCATCGGTCTGCCAATGCATAGTGTCAGGGTCGAAACCCGCCGCATGGGCGGCGGCTTTGGCGGCAAGGAAAGCCAGGGCAATGCTTTGGCCGTCGCTTGTGCCGTTGCGGCGCGGCTGACCGGGCGCCCTTGCAAGATGCGCTATGACCGCGACGACGACATGATCATCACCGGCAAGCGCCACGCCTTCCGTATCTCCTACCGCGCCGGGTTTGACGGCGACGGTCAGCTGCAAGGGGTCGAGTTCCTGCATCTGGTGGATTGCGGCTGGGCGCAAGATCTGTCGCTGCCGGTGGCTGATCGCGCCATGCTGCACGCCGATAATGCCTATCTGATCCCCGGTATCAGGATTGAGAGCCACCGCCTGCGCACCAACCGGCAAAGCGCCACCGCCTACCGCGGTTTTGGCGGACCGCAGGGCATGATCGGGATCGAGCGGGTGATGGACCATATCGCCCATGACCTCGGGATGGACCCAGCGGAGCTGCGGCAGCGGAATTATTATGCGGCCCCCGAGGAGGGGGGCTCTGCCCCCCCGCCCCCCCGGGATATTTCGGGCAAGAGGAAAGACAACACCACGCCTTATGGCATGGAAGTCACGGATTTTGAGCTGCAAGGGATGACGGCGGATCTGTTGCGCTCCTCGGATTATGCGGCGCGCAAGGCAGCAATTGCGGAGTGGAACAAGGGTCAAACCCACCTGAAACGCGGTATCGCCCTTTCGCCGGTGAAGTTCGGGATTTCCTTTACACTGACGCATCTCAATCAAGCCGGCGCGCTGGTGCATGTCTATCAGGACGGCTCGGTGCATCTGAACCACGGCGGCACCGAGATGGGCCAGGGGCTGTTCCAGAAGGTGGCGCAGGTCGCCGCCAGCCGCTTTGGCATCCCGCTGGAGAAGGTCAGGATCACCGCAACCGACACCGCCAAAGTGCCCAATACCTCCGCCACCGCGGCCTCGTCGGGGTCCGACCTTAATGGCATGGCGGTGAAGGCGGCCTGCGACACCATCCGCGACCGCATGGCCGGGTATCTGGCGCAGCAGCATCAGGCACGCCCCGGCGATGTGGTGTTTGAAGGTGGCATGGTGCGCATTGGCCAGGACGAAATGAGTTTCGATCAGGCCGCCATGGCCTGCTACCAGGGCCGGGTCAGCCTGTCTGCCACCGGCTTTTACAAGACACCCAAGGTGGAATGGGACCGGATCAAGGGCCAGGGCCGCCCGTTTTACTATTTCGCCTATGGTGCCGCGGTGACCGAAGTGGTGGTGGACGCCCTCACCGGCGAGAACCGTATCCTGCGTGCCGACATTCTGCATGACGCCGGCGCCTCGCTGAACCCTGGCATCGACATCGGCCAGATCGAGGGCGGCTATGTGCAGGGCGCCGGCTGGCTGACCACCGAGGAGCTGGTCTGGGACGGCGCCGGGCGCCTGCGCACCCATGCCCCCTCAACTTACAAAATCCCTGCCTGCTCGGACCGGCCCGATGTGTTCAACGTTGCACTTTACGACGGGCAGAACCGCGAGGACACCATCTACCGCTCCAAGGCTGTGGGGGAGCCGCCTTTTATGCTGGGCATCTCCGCCTGGCTGGCGCTCAGCGATGCGGTTTCGGCTTTTGGTGATGCCTACCCGGCGCTGGATGCCCCCGCCACAGCGGAAGAAGTCTGGTGCGCAATCCGGAGGGTACGTGATGGGGTTTGA
- a CDS encoding SlyX family protein produces the protein MQHLEEQIAHLTRSVEEMSDVIARQQQEIDTLTRRVAMLMQREATREQDSTGGAVFGDERPPHY, from the coding sequence ATGCAGCATCTGGAAGAGCAAATCGCCCATCTGACCCGCAGCGTGGAGGAGATGAGCGACGTGATCGCCCGCCAGCAGCAGGAGATCGACACCCTGACCCGCCGCGTCGCCATGCTGATGCAGCGCGAGGCCACCCGCGAGCAGGACAGCACCGGCGGCGCAGTCTTTGGCGACGAACGCCCGCCGCACTACTGA